The following coding sequences are from one Eucalyptus grandis isolate ANBG69807.140 chromosome 11, ASM1654582v1, whole genome shotgun sequence window:
- the LOC104427975 gene encoding proline-rich protein 3-like — MALLAHLCLANCLLLLPLFAVVFAADIDAYGSRSGLKKPKLQGDQSLLSTDIGIQGVIFCKSGSKLVPLQGARVRVTCLAVDKRGYETATFCILSRPTDANGFFLATLSPLEVEDDWKLTHCKAFLEPSPSEICKVPTDVNKGITGARLSSYRLSKDKIMKWLSVGPFVYTA; from the exons ATGGCTCTTCTTGCTCATCTCTGTCTTGCAAATTGCTTGCTTCTCTTGCCCCTGTTTGCAGTTGTTTTCGCCGCCGACATCGATGCCTATGGATCCAGATCCGGCCTCAAGAAGCCAAAACTACAGGGTGACCAGAGCCTCCTCTCCACAGACATCGGGATTCAAGGAGTGATTTTCTGTAAATCGGGCTCGAAGCTCGTCCCACTCCAAG GTGCCCGGGTGAGGGTAACGTGTTTGGCTGTGGACAAGCGAGGGTACGAAACCGCTACATTCTGCATCTTGAGCAGACCGACCGACGCAAATGGCTTTTTCTTGGCAACACTGTCGCCATTGGAGGTCGAAGATGACTGGAAGCTCACACATTGCAAGGCTTTCCTGGAGCCCTCTCCCTCTGAGATCTGCAAAGTGCCAACGGACGTGAACAAGGGGATCACTGGTGCTCGTCTCTCATCCTATCGCCTCTCAAAGGACAAGATAATGAAATGGCTCTCCGTGGGGCCTTTTGTTTACACCGCGTGA